AATGACGTCATAAAGTCAAGCTGGAAAAAGTACAGGTTGACACGTGTCcaatgagagggagaaagtACAGTAGCCCATCCTACTTGAGCGAGTAAAGGTACCAAATAGTTGCCTGTGCACTTTCCAGTTGCAACTTTGGAAGCACATATTACAGTTGAACAGTCCTTCCCAGTCCCACCCAGTTGTGATTGTTTGTTCCCTTCCTCACTGCCTTGCTTTCAAATTCAATAACCAAAATTCCCTTTTgacctttttctattttcccaTTTTGAGGTCAAAAGCTTCTTCGTGTGCCTGCAGAgttctcaaaaaccctagcccaaATAGgcagtttatttttattattttctttttctgtcaTCTTCTGGGTAAGCTCTCAATCACTATTTCCTATCGTCAAGTTATTgtcaattgaatttctttcttgtttttgttgcaaagcttttttttttttttttttgggggggggggggggagtTGAATCAAGCTATGAATTTGACTGTATTTGTCAAAAAGTTTTATTGGGGTCTTAATTTGCAGTTAGTTTTGGTCTgcaaattatttgttttccaCTGGGAGTTTTGGAAGCTTCAAGCTTGAATTTTGGGAAGCTTGAGCTTTCAAATCTGTAACTTTTGAGTTGTCATGGACATGGTCAGATTGGTATGCTGAGCTCTGATATGTTTTCTGTTGAGTTGATTAAAGTAGTGCTGTGTGATTTGCTTTGGTGGTGTGGATTTTCagttcttaatgggttttgggaaGCAAAGTTTTGCAATAGAAATTGAAGCTTGGTTTGTCTTTAATTACATCATGTGTTGGGCTTTTATGCTTGAAGCTACTGTGGAAGATGTTAATTGACATTTTCTTACCATTTGCAGAAACTCAGCATTCAGAGACAGAACAAAAGAGCCCAATTTCTTCATACTGCTTGCGGTAACAAAACCATGCAGTTATATCACCACCCATTCTCATTGGACAGCCAAAGAGTGAGACTTGCTTTGGAGGAAAAAGGCATTGATTATACATCATTCCATGTCAATCCTGTAACAGGCAAGAACATGGATGCCTCATTCTTCAGGATGAATTCGACCGCAAAACTCCCGGTTTTCCAGAACGGCGGCCATGTCATTTTCGACACGATTGAGATCATTCAGTATGTTACATACTTCACTCTTTTTGAGTTTGGAAGTCACTTTAGATTTGCATCATACTGAATTCCtcaaattttctatttcaatGTTTAAGCAGTGTTTTCTTGTTTCCCAAAGCATGTTTAATATGACAATGTAAAAGATTTTTGAACTGCTATCTATCTGTTTTTCCAGATATTtagaaaaaattgcaaaagtcTCATCAGGCGATGAGAACATCCCATTAAGCAGCAGTGAAGTCATTGAATGGATGCATAAGATACAAAAATGGAACCCCAAGTTTTTCACACTTTGTCACATCCCAGAGAAGCACCGTCGTTACGTCTCTAAATTCCTAAGGCAGGTGCTCATTGCTCGAATGGCAGAAACTTCTGATTTGGCAGCTGATTATCACAAGAAGTTAAAAGAAGCATATGAGACGGAAGAAAAGTTGAAAAACCCGGATGTTTTGAAACAGGACAAGGAACACCTAATAAGACTTCTTGATGAAGTTGAAACACAGCTGAATGAAACGGCATATTTAGCCGGGAAAGAGTTTAGCATGGCAGATGTGATGCTCATTCCGGTGCTCGCACGGTTAGTGATCTTGAATTTGGAGGATGAGTATATAGGTGGCCGGCCGAACATGGCTAAATACTGGATCATGGTGCAGCAGAGGCCTAGTTATAAGAAGGTGATTGGGAAGCATTTCTGTGGCTGGAGGAAGCACAAAACATTCGTGAAAACATGGTGCATAGTTCACATCAGAACCATGCTAAGGAAATTCTGATGAATTATGCATGGTATTCTTCCCATGCTGTAAATGGCTCAGTTGCATTAgattggaaaaagaaagaaaaaagagagaagaatacAGTGCATGTACTTTTctttatacattttttttaaaaaatcacccTTCTTTAGAGGAGATTGAGCAATAATTGATACTATATCTGGAGATCTGTTCTTCTCGGGTAGAAAATACTCGAAATAATTAATAGAGAAGCATATTTatactttatttattgtagGTCTTGCGAAGCTTTCTGATGGCTAGCGTTGATGGAAAATTGAAGTTGATTTTGATGCCAGTAGACTGAATAAGAAGGGGTGGCAACTTGTAGCAATATTCAAATTGGACCGAAAGTTAACCGGATCGGGTTAGGGTTAACCATTACTCAGCAGCACGAACCTGTTAACCAGTTCGGATTAACCATTACTTGGCGTAAACCTGTATATGATATGATTAGTTAACAAGGATAATACACGGGTCAAGTTAGTGTTGAATACGGATTAACTCAAGTTTGGTGTTATATATGACATGACAAAAAATGACTGATCTTTCTTGTTTCTTAATGGGTAGTGTGAGTTCTCGGTCTATCCATTTTCCAACACAACACAAATATAAACATGTTGAAATACTAATGAGTCATGTTACATGAGTAATTACACAGATTAACTATAATCTGATCAGTAATTAACACAAATTACACAATTACGAAATCACATAAACGACTCTAACAAGAATTGCTATCCTTAAAGTATAAGATTCCAGATGTTGCAACACAGTTAACCCTAATAACTTTAAACAAGTAAACAAgagcagaaaagaaaaggaaccaCACTAGTAAATCATAACGAGGATGGATAAGTGGTACAGTAAAATCTTATTACAGTTGAAACACCCATTTGTATTCAGTCTGAACGTTGCAAAAGTACCAAACAATACATAAATCATTTTCATCCTCGATAACTAATCAGAGATGATGAAAAGGCAGATCTGAACACAAT
The window above is part of the Prunus dulcis chromosome 1, ALMONDv2, whole genome shotgun sequence genome. Proteins encoded here:
- the LOC117620723 gene encoding glutathione S-transferase TCHQD; this translates as MQLYHHPFSLDSQRVRLALEEKGIDYTSFHVNPVTGKNMDASFFRMNSTAKLPVFQNGGHVIFDTIEIIQYLEKIAKVSSGDENIPLSSSEVIEWMHKIQKWNPKFFTLCHIPEKHRRYVSKFLRQVLIARMAETSDLAADYHKKLKEAYETEEKLKNPDVLKQDKEHLIRLLDEVETQLNETAYLAGKEFSMADVMLIPVLARLVILNLEDEYIGGRPNMAKYWIMVQQRPSYKKVIGKHFCGWRKHKTFVKTWCIVHIRTMLRKF